From one Pempheris klunzingeri isolate RE-2024b chromosome 5, fPemKlu1.hap1, whole genome shotgun sequence genomic stretch:
- the rlig1 gene encoding RNA ligase 1 — MRRLGSVQQKIACVFLTEVKEEQSRKRECQQFQVVATDNVNPLALEANINFALATEKLDGTCCYVTVYKGQPYLWARLDRKPNKQAEKRFKKYQHSHRSCKGFTWNVEEDFKTVPETWIPAHRVKYHDDHPVPDEHGHIPGWVPVEKDNKQYCWHSSVLDYEAGAALVLRTSADDEDLLEVAAVPLADLLEQTLELIGTNVNGNPYGLGSKKQPVHCLVSHGSVRIRDPPPVDFQQLSSWFQESPEGRVEGIVWHCNDGTLMKVHRHHLGLRWPDGDSCLGGRSVVIHVDEYNSKDLFTSFSGLNGRRFSRLQDVQFDL; from the exons caATTTCAGGTTGTAGCCACCGACAATGTGAACCCTCTTGCTCTGGAAGCAAACATCAACTTTGCCCTCGCCACAGAAAAACTAGACGGCACCTGCTGTTATGTTACAGTTTACAAAG gacAACCGTACCTCTGGGCTCGGCTCGACAGGAAACCCAACAAACAGGCAGAGAAGAGGTTTAAAAAGTATCAGCACTCTCACAGGAGCTGTAAAG ggttcaCGTGGAACGTAGAGGAAGATTTTAAGACGGTGCCTGAGACGTGGATCCCAGCCCACAGAGTCAAATACCATGATGACCATCCAGTACCCGATGAGCATGGACACATTCCAg GCTGGGTTCCGGTGGAGAAGGACAACAAGCAGTACTGCTGGCACTCCTCTGTGCTGGATTACGAAGCGGGGGCGGCTCTCGTTCTCAGGACCAGCGCCGACGATGAAGACCTGTTAGAAGTTGCAGCTGTCCCGTTGGCCGACCTCCTGGAGCAGACGCTGGAGCTCATTGGCACCAACGTCAATGGAAACCCTTATG GACTGGGGAGTAAGAAGCAGCCGGTCCACTGCCTGGTGTCTCATGGGAGTGTTCGAATCAGAGACCCCCCACCTGTGGACTTCCAGCAGCTCAGCTCCTGGTTCCAGGAGAGTCCAGAGGGCCGCGTTGAGGGCATCGTCTGGCACTGCAACGACGGCACACTCATGAAG gttCATCGTCATCACTTGGGGCTGAGGTGGCCGGACGGGGACTCCTGCCTTGGTGGCCGGTCGGTCGTCATTCACGTTGACGAATACAACAGCAAGGACTTGTTCACGTCCTTCTCCGGACTAAATGGACGCCGATTCAGCCGACTGCAGGACGTCCAGTTTGACTTGTAA